From one Acidibrevibacterium fodinaquatile genomic stretch:
- a CDS encoding AMP-binding protein — METQSREGTDFAEHTPETLPDLLAAAAARFAARPALWFLGRRWRYRDLAETVDRLAAGLQRLGVGPGVKVGLCLPNTPYSVMFFFAVLKAGGVVVNFNPLYVPREIAAQMADSETAIMVAPDLARILNPVLEAGAKRVIVCPMRAILPPLKALALYTLRRREIASPRDGRIIRLTALLAPGKPTPVPIRADDLAVLQYTGGTTGVPKGAMLSHRNLLACMRQTLACAPDVTPGEERVLAVLPLFHVIGMTVLMNCSLAIGAEIILLPRFVIADLLRTIKQTRPTIFPAVPTIVTAVLAAVAQGREGDIASIRLWTGGGAAFPAELCERLAALTGRQFVEAYGLSETSGAAVSNTNFSPIKPGSVGRAVADTVIEIRDPEYPERLLGVGEKGEVCIRGPQVMMGYWKRPDETARAFINGALRTGDIGYLDEDGYLFLVDRLKDVIIAGGYNIYPRVIEEALCRHPAVAEAMVIGVADSYRGEAPAAFVTLRPGYRCDTDELSAFLGDQISRIEMPRVIEIRQTLPKTAIGKLSKMALREEQARLHESGGRA; from the coding sequence ATGGAAACACAAAGCCGAGAGGGTACGGATTTCGCCGAGCACACCCCCGAAACCCTGCCGGATTTGCTGGCCGCCGCCGCGGCGCGGTTTGCCGCGCGCCCGGCGCTGTGGTTTTTGGGCCGGCGCTGGCGCTATCGCGATCTTGCCGAGACGGTCGATCGGCTTGCCGCCGGCTTGCAGCGCCTCGGTGTCGGGCCCGGCGTGAAAGTTGGGCTGTGCCTGCCGAACACGCCCTATTCGGTGATGTTTTTCTTTGCCGTGCTCAAGGCTGGCGGCGTCGTCGTGAACTTCAATCCGCTTTATGTTCCGCGTGAAATCGCGGCGCAAATGGCGGATTCCGAGACGGCGATCATGGTCGCGCCCGATCTCGCGCGGATCCTGAACCCGGTGCTCGAGGCCGGCGCCAAGCGCGTCATCGTTTGTCCGATGCGCGCGATCCTGCCGCCGCTCAAGGCGCTGGCACTCTATACGCTGCGGCGGCGCGAGATTGCCTCCCCGCGCGATGGGCGGATCATTCGCCTCACAGCATTGCTGGCTCCGGGCAAACCCACGCCGGTTCCGATCAGGGCGGATGACCTCGCGGTTTTGCAATATACCGGCGGCACCACCGGTGTGCCCAAGGGGGCGATGCTGAGCCATCGCAATCTCCTCGCCTGCATGCGCCAGACCCTCGCCTGCGCGCCTGACGTGACGCCGGGCGAGGAGCGCGTGCTCGCGGTGTTGCCGCTGTTTCACGTCATCGGGATGACGGTTTTGATGAATTGTTCGCTTGCGATCGGGGCGGAAATCATTTTGCTGCCGCGCTTTGTGATTGCTGATCTGTTGCGGACGATCAAGCAAACGCGGCCGACGATCTTCCCCGCCGTGCCGACCATTGTAACCGCCGTGCTGGCCGCGGTGGCGCAGGGTCGCGAGGGAGATATTGCCTCGATCCGTTTGTGGACCGGGGGTGGCGCGGCGTTTCCGGCCGAGCTTTGCGAGCGCCTCGCGGCTTTGACCGGGAGACAGTTCGTTGAAGCCTATGGGCTCAGCGAAACCTCCGGCGCCGCTGTCTCCAACACCAATTTCTCGCCAATCAAACCGGGCTCGGTCGGCCGCGCAGTTGCCGACACCGTGATCGAAATTCGCGACCCGGAATATCCCGAGCGGCTTCTCGGCGTCGGCGAGAAAGGCGAAGTCTGCATCCGTGGCCCGCAGGTGATGATGGGCTATTGGAAGCGGCCGGACGAGACCGCTCGGGCCTTCATCAACGGGGCGCTCCGCACCGGCGATATCGGCTATCTCGATGAGGATGGCTATCTGTTTCTCGTCGATCGTCTCAAGGACGTGATCATCGCGGGGGGCTATAACATCTACCCGCGGGTGATCGAGGAAGCGCTTTGCCGACACCCGGCGGTTGCCGAGGCGATGGTGATTGGCGTTGCGGATAGCTATCGCGGTGAGGCGCCGGCGGCGTTCGTGACACTGCGTCCCGGCTATCGTTGCGATACCGACGAACTCAGCGCCTTTCTCGGTGATCAAATTTCCCGCATCGAGATGCCACGGGTGATCGAAATTCGGCAAACCCTTCCGAAAACCGCCATCGGTAAACTCTCGAAAATGGCATTGCGTGAAGAGCAGGCCCGCTTGCACGAAAGCGGCGGACGTGCTTAA
- a CDS encoding thiolase family protein: MSDAVIVDYARSPFTLAKKGALARVRPDDLAAQVVRGLVGRLGIDPVLVEDLILGCAMPEGEQGLNLGRLVGLLADLPISVAGVTVNRFCGSSMQAIHMAAGQIALGAGEAFLCAGVESMSRVPMMGFNPMPNPALHAKMPAAYISMGETAENVASRYGISRAEQEAFAAESHARAARAVRAGHLMAEIVPITTKDGIVEQDGCLRPETTVETLATLKPAFRADGSVTAGTASPLTDGAAAVFVCSEAFAARHHLSPLARIRAVSVAGCAPEVMGIGPVAATKKILARAGVTIADIDLVELNEAFASQAIACARDLGIPAEKLNLDGGAIALGHPLGATGARITGKAASLLKREGKRYALATQCIGGGQGIATLLERV, translated from the coding sequence ATGAGTGATGCCGTCATCGTCGACTATGCTCGTTCGCCGTTCACGTTGGCGAAAAAAGGGGCGCTCGCGCGTGTGCGCCCGGATGATCTCGCAGCGCAAGTGGTGCGCGGCTTGGTCGGCCGGCTTGGCATCGATCCAGTATTGGTCGAGGATCTTATCCTCGGCTGCGCGATGCCGGAGGGCGAGCAAGGGCTCAATCTCGGCCGTCTCGTCGGGTTGCTCGCTGATCTCCCGATCAGTGTCGCTGGTGTCACCGTCAATCGCTTCTGTGGCTCCTCGATGCAGGCGATCCACATGGCGGCGGGGCAGATCGCGCTCGGCGCCGGCGAAGCGTTTCTCTGCGCCGGGGTTGAAAGCATGAGCCGCGTGCCGATGATGGGTTTCAACCCGATGCCCAACCCGGCTTTGCACGCGAAAATGCCGGCGGCCTATATCAGCATGGGCGAAACCGCCGAAAACGTCGCCAGCCGCTATGGCATCAGCCGCGCCGAACAGGAAGCGTTCGCCGCCGAAAGCCATGCCCGCGCCGCCCGCGCCGTGCGCGCGGGTCATCTCATGGCCGAGATCGTGCCGATCACGACCAAAGATGGCATTGTCGAACAGGATGGCTGCCTCCGTCCCGAAACCACCGTCGAAACCCTGGCGACGCTGAAGCCGGCGTTCCGCGCTGATGGCAGCGTGACGGCAGGCACGGCCTCGCCGCTTACCGATGGCGCGGCGGCGGTTTTCGTCTGCAGCGAGGCGTTCGCCGCGCGCCATCATCTCTCGCCTCTCGCGCGCATCCGCGCGGTCAGCGTCGCCGGTTGCGCGCCCGAGGTGATGGGGATCGGCCCGGTGGCGGCGACGAAGAAAATCCTCGCCCGCGCCGGTGTCACGATCGCCGATATCGATCTCGTCGAACTCAACGAGGCGTTTGCCAGCCAAGCGATCGCCTGCGCGCGCGACCTTGGCATTCCGGCGGAAAAGCTCAATCTCGATGGCGGCGCCATTGCGCTCGGCCACCCGCTCGGCGCGACCGGCGCGCGGATCACTGGCAAGGCGGCGTCATTGCTCAAACGCGAAGGCAAGCGCTACGCCTTGGCGACGCAATGCATCGGCGGCGGCCAGGGTATTGCGACGCTTCTGGAGCGCGTGTGA
- a CDS encoding MerR family transcriptional regulator translates to MASVPAAPSHPERLYTVTQLSKEIGVTPRAIRFYEDKGLILPRRAGTTRVYTNRDRARMILILRGKRLGFSLREIREYLELYDIDTSQGSQLRLLLKLVRARLATLVEQERALTEILAELREVERQAVAALEAKPPSRKRLAG, encoded by the coding sequence ATGGCCAGCGTCCCGGCTGCTCCGTCACATCCTGAACGGCTTTATACGGTCACGCAGCTCTCGAAAGAGATTGGCGTGACCCCGCGCGCCATTCGTTTTTACGAGGATAAGGGTCTCATCCTGCCGCGCCGCGCCGGCACCACGCGGGTTTATACCAATCGTGACCGCGCCCGCATGATTCTCATCCTGCGTGGCAAGCGTCTGGGATTTTCCTTGCGTGAGATCAGGGAATATCTTGAACTCTACGACATCGATACGAGCCAGGGTTCGCAACTTCGCCTGCTGCTGAAACTGGTGCGCGCCCGCCTTGCAACACTCGTCGAACAAGAGCGCGCGCTCACTGAAATCCTCGCCGAATTGCGTGAGGTGGAGCGCCAAGCGGTGGCGGCGCTCGAGGCCAAACCCCCGTCGCGCAAGCGCCTTGCCGGATGA
- a CDS encoding sulfotransferase, translating into METGSFCPCGSGLRAARCCEAQASAFAPNPAGWRLDGLVDRARKAAAEGKGEAALALLCDVLELAPGRGDALLLLARLRKARGETRAAEKLLQRLVTLDPNHVEATHELALILFERGALGEAEAVARNAARIAPHHPQTHNLLGMIFTEANRAWLGEYHYRRALALRQARDPILLANLAWSLKLQGRAAQARALYEEAHRAAPNELKTLLGWAALEEADRDFPRALALLEQAEALAPGNPAVRLARATCLDRQGQVEAALALLAGGEQGALGATESSQKGRLLERLGRHAEAFAAFAAGKAQARERGAPTYLAHVAEDLARRLRGFFTAERLASLPRLRPPAGGAQPLFILGFPRSGTTLVEQILTRHPAIAGGDELPFVNDLTQSLPRLLDSTLAYPEALAELWMADRRDGLSLLREAYCRAARLAGVPEEGAAARWFTDKMPLNETHLGLIALLFPASPLIHLIRHPLDVVLSVFSNHLTHGYYCAAELETIARHYVLVMDLVQHYRGQMTLRYLPLRYEDVIAAPEASVRRLLAFIGEPFDPACLAFHENRRHARTASYAQVTEPLYDRSLGRYRHYLAELAPVIPILAPLIERLGYTIEGRAPAAMARGLPPAPTPPAETLSDEEAAALLGQAGEHEQAGRLADAEAALARLLPARPDHPHAHHLMGVVDYRAGRIEAALARMERSLALAPDHPLYLRNICELYRAAGRHEEALRSGLRAVALAPDDPLALGNLGIIHYSRLEIAEALACAERALARMPDHANAHFLRAEALLISGDWAAGWEDYEWRFRLPGAGRALPKTDRPVWDGTPLPAGRLLLIADQGFGDALQFCRYIPFAAARAKEIVVACGREIMPVLAQFREVRQVVDRWEACGPFDAYTTLSGLPRLHRTRPETIPADIPYLTADPARVDHWRERLASLLPAGLTRIGIAWAGRPSHNNDRYRSIRLATLAPLAQVPGIALVALQKGAAMAEIADDRGPAPLLSLGPALGDFADTMAVVENLDLVITVDTALGHLAGAMGKPTWIMLPFAPDWRWRMAGTTSAWYPSVRLFRQGHERQWPVVVETVAAALRSHLGLT; encoded by the coding sequence ATGGAAACGGGATCATTTTGCCCTTGCGGCAGCGGCTTGCGGGCGGCGCGCTGTTGCGAGGCGCAAGCGTCAGCGTTCGCGCCCAACCCGGCCGGCTGGCGGCTCGATGGTCTCGTCGATCGCGCACGCAAAGCCGCCGCCGAGGGCAAGGGCGAGGCGGCGCTCGCGCTGCTGTGCGACGTCCTCGAACTGGCGCCGGGGCGCGGCGATGCGCTGCTGTTACTCGCCCGGCTGCGTAAGGCGCGCGGCGAGACGCGCGCGGCCGAGAAATTGCTTCAGCGCCTCGTCACGCTCGATCCCAACCATGTCGAGGCGACCCACGAACTCGCGCTGATCCTGTTTGAGCGTGGCGCCCTCGGCGAGGCCGAAGCCGTCGCCCGCAACGCCGCGCGGATCGCGCCGCATCATCCGCAAACGCATAATCTCCTCGGCATGATCTTCACCGAGGCCAATCGCGCCTGGCTTGGCGAATATCATTACCGGCGGGCCTTGGCGTTGCGGCAGGCGCGCGACCCGATCCTGCTCGCCAATCTCGCCTGGAGCCTGAAACTCCAGGGGCGGGCGGCGCAAGCACGGGCGCTTTACGAGGAAGCCCATCGCGCCGCCCCGAACGAACTCAAAACCTTGCTCGGTTGGGCGGCGCTCGAGGAGGCTGACCGCGATTTTCCCCGCGCGCTGGCGCTGCTCGAGCAAGCCGAGGCCTTGGCGCCGGGCAATCCTGCCGTTCGCCTCGCCCGCGCAACCTGCCTCGATCGCCAGGGGCAGGTCGAGGCGGCGCTGGCGCTGTTGGCCGGCGGCGAGCAAGGGGCGCTCGGGGCGACGGAATCTTCGCAAAAGGGCCGCCTGCTCGAGCGGCTCGGGCGCCATGCCGAGGCCTTTGCCGCTTTTGCCGCCGGCAAGGCGCAGGCCCGCGAACGCGGCGCCCCGACCTATCTCGCGCACGTCGCCGAGGATCTCGCGCGGCGCTTGCGCGGTTTTTTCACCGCCGAGCGGCTGGCGAGCTTGCCCCGCCTGCGGCCGCCCGCCGGCGGCGCGCAACCGCTTTTTATCCTCGGCTTTCCGCGCTCGGGCACGACGCTGGTCGAGCAGATCCTGACCCGCCATCCCGCGATCGCCGGCGGCGACGAGCTGCCCTTCGTCAACGATCTGACGCAATCCCTGCCGCGGCTGCTCGATAGCACGCTCGCTTATCCCGAAGCCCTCGCCGAACTCTGGATGGCCGATCGCCGCGATGGCCTCTCGCTGCTGCGCGAGGCCTATTGCCGCGCCGCGCGGCTGGCTGGCGTGCCGGAAGAGGGTGCTGCGGCGCGCTGGTTCACCGACAAGATGCCGCTCAATGAGACGCATCTCGGCCTGATCGCGTTGCTGTTTCCGGCATCACCGCTGATCCATCTCATCCGCCATCCCCTCGACGTGGTGCTGTCGGTGTTCTCCAACCATTTGACGCACGGCTATTATTGCGCCGCCGAGCTGGAGACCATCGCCCGGCATTATGTTTTGGTGATGGATCTCGTGCAGCATTATCGCGGGCAGATGACGCTCCGCTACCTGCCGCTCCGCTATGAGGATGTGATCGCCGCGCCGGAGGCGAGTGTCCGCCGCCTGCTCGCGTTCATCGGCGAGCCATTCGACCCGGCGTGCCTTGCCTTTCATGAAAACCGCCGCCATGCCCGCACCGCGAGCTATGCCCAGGTGACAGAGCCGCTCTATGACCGCTCGCTCGGGCGCTATCGGCATTATCTCGCCGAACTCGCGCCGGTGATCCCGATCCTCGCGCCGCTGATCGAGCGGCTCGGCTATACGATCGAGGGCAGGGCGCCGGCGGCGATGGCGAGGGGGCTGCCGCCGGCGCCGACGCCGCCGGCCGAGACCTTGTCCGACGAAGAGGCCGCCGCCTTGCTCGGGCAAGCGGGCGAGCACGAACAGGCGGGACGTCTTGCCGATGCCGAGGCGGCGCTGGCGCGGCTATTGCCCGCCCGCCCCGATCACCCGCATGCCCATCACCTCATGGGGGTCGTCGATTATCGCGCCGGGCGGATCGAGGCGGCGCTGGCGCGTATGGAACGCTCGCTCGCGCTCGCCCCCGATCACCCGCTTTATCTGCGCAATATCTGCGAACTCTATCGCGCCGCCGGCCGTCATGAGGAGGCATTGCGCAGCGGATTGCGGGCGGTCGCGTTGGCGCCGGACGATCCGCTGGCGCTCGGCAATCTCGGCATCATCCATTATAGCCGCCTCGAGATCGCGGAGGCGCTGGCCTGCGCCGAGCGCGCGCTCGCGCGCATGCCGGATCACGCCAACGCGCATTTCCTCCGCGCCGAGGCGTTGCTCATCAGCGGCGACTGGGCTGCCGGCTGGGAAGACTATGAATGGCGGTTCCGCCTGCCGGGCGCGGGGCGCGCCTTGCCCAAGACCGATCGACCGGTCTGGGACGGCACACCCCTTCCCGCGGGACGGCTGCTATTGATCGCCGATCAGGGGTTTGGCGATGCGCTTCAGTTTTGCCGCTACATTCCCTTTGCCGCGGCGCGGGCCAAGGAGATCGTGGTTGCCTGCGGGCGCGAGATCATGCCGGTGTTGGCGCAGTTCCGAGAGGTTCGCCAGGTGGTTGATCGTTGGGAGGCGTGCGGCCCGTTTGACGCCTATACCACGCTTTCCGGCCTGCCGCGCCTCCACCGCACCCGGCCCGAGACCATCCCCGCCGACATCCCCTACCTCACCGCCGATCCAGCCCGCGTCGATCATTGGCGCGAGCGCCTCGCCTCGCTGCTGCCGGCCGGGCTCACGCGGATCGGCATCGCCTGGGCGGGACGGCCAAGCCATAACAATGACCGCTATCGTTCGATACGGCTTGCGACCCTCGCGCCGCTCGCGCAGGTTCCTGGCATCGCCCTGGTCGCCTTGCAGAAAGGGGCCGCGATGGCCGAGATCGCCGATGATCGCGGCCCGGCGCCGCTGCTCTCGCTCGGGCCGGCGCTCGGTGATTTCGCCGATACCATGGCCGTCGTCGAAAATCTCGACCTGGTGATTACCGTCGATACCGCGCTCGGCCATCTCGCCGGGGCGATGGGCAAGCCGACCTGGATCATGTTGCCCTTCGCGCCCGATTGGCGCTGGCGCATGGCCGGCACGACCAGCGCTTGGTATCCGAGCGTGCGCCTCTTCCGCCAGGGGCATGAGCGGCAATGGCCGGTGGTGGTGGAAACGGTCGCGGCAGCGCTCCGCAGCCATCTCGGGCTGACCTGA
- a CDS encoding 3-hydroxyacyl-CoA dehydrogenase/enoyl-CoA hydratase family protein: MEAIRKLAVIGAGVMGAGIAAQIANAGFPVLLLDIVPKDGEDRNAIAKNAIARMMKTEPAPLMSAAAARLITPGNTEDDFDKLAECDWIIEAVIESLEIKQALYRRIDVVRKAGAAISSNTSTIPLAALVAGMSEGFAANFLITHFFNPPRYMRLLELVTGAATTPALAERVAVFADHALGKTIVPCKDSPGFIANRLGVYWMQVGVLAAIDLGLTVEEADAVMGRPFGIPKTGIFGLIDLVGLDLMPHVNASLAEALPASDPFHAANRDVPLIRKMIAEGFTGRKGKGGFYRLRRDGSKRIKEAIDLASGDYRAERTPTLPEDAARDPKKLLTRNDKLGAYARRVMAHTLAYAARLVPEAADDVTAIDEAMRLGYNWKFGPFELIDRIGAAGMRALLAAENVEAPMLLATAAEASGFYRLHGARTQFLGGDGVYHDVLRPAGIVLLDDIKRVAKPVSKNASASLWDIGDGVACLEFTTKMNALDPGIVDLIARSVALVAEKFKALVIYNESGNFSVGANLGLAAFAANIAAWGEIEKTLAAGQKAMLALKYAPFPVVAAPAGMALGGGCEILLHADAIVAHAETYAGLVECGVGLVPGWGGTKEMLARLAASPALPKGPMPAVAQVFEMVSTARVSKSAQEAREMGILRRGDEIVMNRERLLASAKARALALAADYRPPEPPVFVLPGPSGKLALMMAAGGVHRQGLATAHDLVVAEALAEILSGGTADPLAPRDEEAMLALERDAFMRLVRTEPTLARIAHTLETGKPLRN, encoded by the coding sequence ATGGAGGCGATCCGCAAACTCGCGGTGATCGGCGCCGGTGTCATGGGCGCAGGTATCGCCGCTCAAATCGCCAATGCCGGGTTTCCGGTGCTGCTCCTCGATATCGTGCCGAAGGATGGCGAGGACCGCAATGCGATCGCCAAAAACGCCATCGCCCGCATGATGAAAACCGAGCCCGCGCCATTGATGTCGGCCGCTGCCGCGCGGCTGATCACGCCGGGCAACACCGAAGACGATTTCGACAAACTTGCCGAATGTGACTGGATCATTGAGGCGGTCATCGAAAGTCTCGAGATCAAGCAGGCGCTCTATCGCCGCATCGATGTGGTGCGCAAGGCCGGTGCCGCGATCTCCTCAAACACCTCCACCATTCCGCTTGCCGCCTTGGTTGCGGGCATGAGCGAGGGGTTCGCCGCGAACTTCCTGATCACCCATTTCTTCAACCCGCCGCGCTATATGCGCCTTCTCGAACTGGTGACCGGCGCTGCGACAACGCCGGCCCTTGCCGAACGCGTCGCGGTATTCGCCGATCATGCGCTCGGTAAAACCATCGTTCCCTGCAAGGACAGCCCCGGTTTCATCGCCAATCGGCTCGGCGTTTATTGGATGCAGGTTGGCGTGCTCGCGGCCATCGATCTTGGTCTCACCGTCGAGGAAGCCGACGCGGTGATGGGGCGGCCGTTCGGGATTCCAAAAACCGGCATCTTCGGCCTGATCGATCTCGTCGGCCTCGACCTCATGCCGCATGTCAATGCCAGTCTCGCTGAGGCGCTGCCGGCGAGCGATCCGTTCCACGCCGCCAATCGGGATGTTCCGCTGATCCGCAAGATGATTGCGGAAGGCTTCACCGGGCGGAAGGGAAAAGGCGGGTTCTACCGGCTGCGGCGTGATGGCAGCAAGCGCATCAAGGAAGCCATCGATCTCGCAAGCGGCGACTATCGCGCCGAACGCACGCCAACACTGCCCGAGGACGCAGCGCGCGACCCCAAGAAGTTGCTGACACGGAACGATAAGCTCGGCGCCTATGCCCGCCGTGTCATGGCCCACACGCTCGCCTATGCCGCGCGGCTGGTGCCGGAGGCGGCCGATGACGTCACCGCCATCGATGAAGCGATGCGGCTCGGCTATAATTGGAAATTCGGCCCCTTCGAACTGATCGATCGGATTGGCGCGGCTGGCATGCGCGCGCTTCTTGCGGCCGAAAATGTCGAGGCGCCAATGCTGCTGGCAACAGCGGCCGAGGCCTCGGGATTTTATCGTTTGCACGGGGCGCGAACACAATTCCTTGGCGGCGACGGTGTTTATCACGACGTTCTCCGTCCCGCCGGCATCGTGCTGCTTGACGATATCAAGCGGGTCGCGAAGCCGGTGAGCAAGAATGCCTCGGCGTCGCTTTGGGATATCGGCGACGGCGTTGCCTGTCTCGAATTCACGACGAAGATGAACGCGCTCGATCCCGGCATCGTCGATCTCATCGCGCGATCGGTCGCGCTGGTTGCGGAAAAATTCAAGGCGCTGGTGATCTATAACGAGAGCGGCAATTTCTCGGTTGGCGCCAATCTCGGCCTCGCGGCGTTCGCCGCCAATATCGCCGCCTGGGGCGAGATCGAGAAGACGCTGGCCGCCGGGCAGAAGGCGATGCTCGCACTCAAATACGCGCCGTTCCCAGTGGTCGCGGCGCCGGCGGGCATGGCGCTCGGGGGCGGGTGCGAAATTCTTCTCCACGCTGACGCCATCGTCGCTCACGCCGAGACCTATGCCGGACTGGTGGAATGCGGCGTCGGTTTGGTGCCGGGCTGGGGCGGCACCAAGGAGATGCTCGCGCGCCTGGCCGCGTCACCCGCCCTGCCGAAAGGGCCGATGCCAGCGGTGGCGCAGGTGTTCGAGATGGTCAGCACCGCGCGGGTGAGCAAATCGGCGCAAGAAGCGCGCGAGATGGGGATTCTCCGTCGCGGCGATGAGATCGTGATGAACCGCGAGCGCCTGCTCGCGAGCGCCAAGGCGCGGGCGCTGGCGCTGGCCGCCGATTATCGCCCGCCGGAGCCGCCGGTTTTTGTGTTGCCTGGCCCCTCGGGAAAACTCGCGCTGATGATGGCGGCGGGGGGGGTTCATCGCCAGGGCCTGGCGACGGCGCATGATCTCGTGGTTGCCGAGGCACTGGCCGAAATTCTCTCAGGTGGCACTGCCGATCCGCTGGCGCCGCGCGACGAAGAGGCGATGCTGGCTTTGGAGCGCGATGCCTTCATGCGTCTCGTCCGCACCGAGCCGACGCTCGCGCGCATCGCGCACACGCTCGAGACCGGCAAGCCGCTTCGCAACTGA
- a CDS encoding sensor histidine kinase, protein MAANPARASYRSLSSRLLWLTLAIVLLTEGLIFFPSLGHERRVWLQRHVREANIAALAVAGAPHGLLDPATRDDLLRLSGDELIRLHRASGVELVLAPPEEITPVARYDLRHETQLASVGYALVDLFRSQDRPITIIGNSPLRPKTVVELIMHERELLDVLHDYAWSIAGLSLIIAAVTGALVYFAMLALLVRPIRRITGSIVAFRADPERGVPIDAEAVSLLGDDEMAEAARELADMQRELRAALWRNARLAALGTAVATVSHDLRGILASAMLAADGLTQNVDGRVRRSGEMVVRAIERATEMVRRTLDFAREGPPPVTRTCFPLRLLIGEVREAMLPAAAGFSIAPCLDDDLLITGDRDLLFRVFVNLLRNAAEAGAGRVTVKAKMAASVVVILIEDNGPGLPEPVRQNLFRPFVGSYRRGGTGLGLAIARDLMRAHGGDLELAETGPNGTIFRLTLPSQPEESTPPVVARQSATP, encoded by the coding sequence ATGGCGGCGAACCCGGCTCGCGCGTCGTATCGCAGCCTTTCCTCCCGGCTGCTGTGGCTCACTTTGGCGATCGTGCTGCTCACCGAGGGGCTGATTTTTTTTCCGAGCCTCGGCCATGAACGCCGCGTCTGGCTGCAACGCCATGTCCGCGAGGCCAATATCGCCGCCCTCGCCGTCGCCGGCGCGCCGCATGGCCTCCTCGATCCCGCGACCCGCGACGATTTGCTGCGCCTTTCCGGCGACGAGCTGATCCGCCTCCATCGCGCCTCCGGGGTTGAGCTGGTGCTCGCGCCGCCAGAGGAGATCACGCCGGTGGCGCGTTATGATCTCCGCCATGAGACGCAGCTCGCGAGCGTCGGCTATGCCCTGGTCGATCTGTTTCGCAGCCAGGACCGGCCGATCACCATCATCGGCAACAGCCCGCTGCGCCCCAAGACGGTGGTCGAGCTGATCATGCACGAACGCGAACTGCTCGACGTTCTGCATGACTATGCCTGGAGCATCGCCGGGCTGTCGCTGATCATCGCGGCGGTGACCGGGGCTTTGGTCTATTTCGCCATGCTGGCCTTGCTGGTGCGGCCGATCCGGCGGATCACCGGCTCGATCGTCGCCTTTCGCGCCGATCCTGAGCGCGGCGTGCCGATCGATGCCGAAGCGGTCAGCCTGCTCGGCGATGACGAGATGGCCGAGGCGGCGCGCGAGCTTGCCGATATGCAGCGCGAATTGCGCGCCGCGCTCTGGCGCAATGCCCGGCTCGCCGCCCTCGGCACCGCGGTTGCGACGGTGAGCCACGATCTTCGCGGTATCCTCGCCTCGGCGATGCTGGCGGCCGATGGCCTGACGCAGAATGTGGATGGCCGCGTGCGCCGCTCGGGCGAAATGGTGGTGCGGGCGATCGAGCGGGCGACCGAGATGGTGCGGCGCACCCTCGATTTCGCCCGCGAGGGACCGCCGCCGGTGACGCGCACCTGCTTTCCGCTGCGTTTGCTGATCGGCGAGGTGCGCGAGGCGATGCTGCCGGCGGCGGCCGGCTTCAGCATCGCCCCCTGTCTCGACGACGATCTCTTGATCACCGGCGATCGCGATCTGTTGTTTCGCGTTTTCGTCAATCTGCTGCGCAACGCCGCCGAAGCGGGTGCGGGGCGGGTGACGGTGAAGGCGAAAATGGCCGCGAGCGTGGTGGTAATCCTCATCGAGGATAACGGGCCGGGCCTGCCGGAGCCGGTGCGGCAGAATTTGTTTCGCCCCTTCGTCGGCTCCTATCGGCGCGGCGGCACCGGGCTTGGTCTTGCCATCGCCCGCGATCTCATGCGCGCCCATGGCGGCGACCTCGAACTCGCCGAGACCGGCCCCAACGGGACGATTTTCCGTCTGACATTGCCGAGCCAGCCAGAGGAAAGCACGCCGCCGGTCGTCGCGCGGCAATCGGCGACCCCCTGA